In Lentibacillus sp. JNUCC-1, the genomic window TTAAAGACAAATTTAACTTAGATCAGAATTTACGCCATTATTTGCGGCGTATTAAACGTAAGACCGCCTTACTTATTGCAACAAGCTGCAAACTGGGTGCCATTGTCTCAGATGTACCAGCCCACGAGGCGCGTCAGCTGTATAAATATGGCTATTATATAGGCATGTCTTATCAAATTATAGATGATATCCTTGACTTTACATCAAATGAGAAAGTTTTAGGGAAGCCGGCAGGTCATGATCTGCTACAAGGTCATATTACGCTGCCGATTCTATATGCAATGGAAGATTCACATTTTAAACATGAGCTGATTAAAGCGGGGACAAGTCAGGGGCATATCACTTCTGATCACATAGACCACTTAATGGAAGCCTTTCATCAGACGGACGCTATTGCCAGATCTTATGCTCTGAGTGATCGTTATTTGCAGAAGGCACAATCCTCATTGGATATCTTTCCTGCTTCAAAAACAAAGGAAACAATGCAGAATATCGCTCAATTTATTGGCAGTCGCCGTTCATAGTCCTGATGTTTGTCATATGGAAGGATATTTGATAGAATCTAAAAGGCTGTACCAATATATACAAATGATGAGGTGTAATAATGGAAAAGACATTTTTAATGATTAAACCAGACGGCGTACAACGCAATCTGATCGGCGACATTGTATCTCGTTTTGAACAAAAAGGTTTTACACTTGTCGGAGGTAAACTGATGCAAATTACCAATGAACTCGCACAAACACATTATGGGGAGCATAAAGAACGCCCATTTTTTGGTGAGTTGGTTGATTTTATTACTTCCGGACCGGTTTTTGCCATGGTTTGGGAAGGCGAGGACGTCATTAAAACTGCAAGAAATATGATGGGGCAGACAAATCCTCAAGAAGCTGCGCCTGGCACAGTTCGAGGAGACTACGGAATCACTGTGGGAAAAAATATTATTCACGGATCTGATTCTCCAGAGAGTGCTGAACGTGAAATCAAATTATTTTTTGATGAACAAGAGCTCGTCAGCTATCAAAAACAACTGAACGATTGGATTTACTAAAACCAAAGCCTCCGTTAAATACGGAGGTTTTCTTGCATAAGGAGAGACTTTTTCAAAGATTATATAGAACGTAAGAGGAGAATGAACCGTGACAGAAGAATATACAGCGTTTATGTCTCGTATTAAGAAGAAACTGGATATTGACCTTTCCTTATATAAAGAAGCCCAAATGAAGCGCAGATTAACATCTTTAAGAGACAAAAGAGGGTTTACCAGCTTTGACCTTTATTATAAGGCTCTGGATCGTGAGGAAGAATTACTCCACGAATTTATGGATCGGATCACGATTAACGTCTCTTCTTTCTTCCGTAATCCCAATCGTTGGGATGTTCTTGAAAAAAAAGTGCTACCTGAATTACTTAAAGAAAGGAAACATCTCAATATCTGGAGTGCAGCTTGTTCAACAGGGGAGGAACCGTATAGTTTAGCCATGGTGCTGAACAAACATTTCCCGGGTATTACAGCACATATTCTAGCGACAGATATTGATGACAACATCTTACATAAAGCAGAAACAGGCTTGTACACGAAACAAGCGATAACCGGTGTTCCAACAGATATGCAGCGGTTGTATTTCACTGAAACAAATGGCAACTATCGGGTACAAGATCAGTTGAGGGATATGATTACATTTAAAAGACATAACCTTCTTAAAGATTCTTACCCGAAACAGTTGGATTTGATTTTATGCAGGAATGTGCTCATTTATTTTACGGATACTGCGAAAGAGCATATTTATAACAAGTTCAGCCAATCAATGACTCAGGGCGGAACGTTGTTCGTAGGAAGCACTGAGCAGATTTTCACACCGGAAAAATACGATATGCATCTTTTGGATACATTTTTTTATCAGAAAAACACATAACGGGTTGCTTGAGTGGGGCAGGAGGTTCAAATGGAGATTTTGCATATTAAATCAGAAAAAAGATCTTATTCTATTTATATTGAGGAAAATATCCGATACCAAATTTCGAAATACGTGTCAAAAGATTATTCTAAGATTCTGGTGATCACAGATGCTCACGTCCAGAAACACTATTTACAGGATATCCTTGATGCCCTTCATGGCTACGCTGTTTCTTATGTTTCTTTGCATCCAGGAGAAGGAAGCAAAAGCTTTGAAGTGTATCAGCAGTTATTGACAACAGCATTGAATGAAAAGCTTGATCGGCACTCCCTCATTTTAACACTTGGAGGCGGTGTGGTGGGTGATATCGGCGGGTTTGTTGCTGCGACCTACATGCGCGGCATTGATTATATACAGATGCCAACGACCATCCTTGCACATGACAGCAGTATAGGCGGGAAGGTTGGAATTAACCATGAACAAGGGAAAAACTTGATCGGCAGCTTTTATCCGCCCACTGCGGTTATTTATGATATCGCCACACTTCAAACATTAGAATCCAAAGACGTTCGGTCCGGTTATGCGGAATTGCTGAAAGAAGCTTATCTATCCAGCCCAGTTTGGACAAAAGAATTGCTAAATTTAAATCTCAGAGATTTAAATTCTTCAGCGGTTCAGGCGCATATTGCCAAAGGTATAAAGGTAAAAGCAGCCATTGTTGAGGCAGATGAGTTTGAAACAGGCAAGAGAGCTTTCTTGAATTTCGGCCATACATTGGGCCACGCCATTGAACATGCTGCAGATTTTAGGAATTATACTCATGGGGAAGCAGTTGCCATAGGGATGCTGTTTGCTCTTTTTGTAAGCGAAACGGTATTCAAAACGACATTAGGGTATAAACAATTATATAAGTGGATGGAAGAGAACCGGTTCCCGCTTAATCTTCCACATTTTGAAACAGAACGCTATTTGACTGCTATCCAAAAAGATAAAAAAACAACACGATCTGTCATAACGCTTGTGTTACTCCAAGATATAGGCAAACCGGTTTTAAAAGACTTTTCTGCTGAGGAACTCAGAGTGTATTTGAATAGATTCTATCAAAGATTATAGCTTCTTTTGAGAAAAAGAGAACACGAATTATAGCCTCATTCGGTATAGAAAGGACGTTGTAAATGGAAGAGATTATGAAAGCGATCCGGCTGATGGAACAGCAAAAGCATGACGAAGCTGTTATTCAACTTGAAACAGCTTTAGAGACTGCTGACGAGGAAGAAATGTTTACCATTGCTGAAATTTATCAGCAATGGGGATACGTTAAAGAGGCAGCTGAGATTTTGGAAATTCTGAGACAATCCTATCCAGGTGAAAGCGAATTGAATATTATGCTGGCGGATTTATATATTGAAGTTGAAAATGATGAACAAGCAATTGAATTATTAAATGAAGTAAAAACAGATGATGAAGCATATGTGCAATCACTTGTGCAGTTGGCAGATTTATACCAGGCACAAGGCTTATTTGAAGTGGCTGAGCAAAAATTATTGGAAGCCAAACAGCTGGAGCCAAATGAAATGATCATTGACTTCGCGCTTGGTGAATTATACTTTTCAATTGGAGATCATTTAAAGTCCATTAACTACTACGAACGTGTTTTACCAGAGTCGACCGTTGTAGCTGACATTTCTGTCGGTCTTAGACTTGCAGAGGCCCACGCTGCATCCGGCGGCTATGAAGAAGCAATCAATTATTATCGTGATGCAGAGCCCGAAGACCCTGACACACTTTTCAAATACGGGCTGGCTGCCCACCAAATTGATCGTAATGATATAGCGATACATGTGTGGGAACAAGTGATTGAACTGGATATGTATTATCATACTGCTTACTATTATCTTGCAGAAGCGTACGATAAAGAAGAGATGACAAAAGAAGCGTTGAACGCTGCCAAAAAAGGTCTTACAGTTGATGAATATAACGCTCAACTCTATTTTTTGGCAGGCAAGCTTGCACATAAGTTGGGAGAAGATGATGAAAGCGAACAGTATCTCAGACAATCCATCGCTCTTGATCCGGATTACAAAGAGGCCATACTATTTCTGGTTGAAATGTTTAAATCAAACGATAGCCACGAGGCTATTATAGATCTGCTGCAAGAAGTTAACAGAACCGAAACAACTGATGCCTTATACGAGTGGGAGCTTGCCCGCGCCTACTATGAAAATGAGTCATTTAAAGATGCATTAAAGCATTACGACCTTGCATATAATACACTTAAACAGGACAGTGACTTCCTCAAAGAATATGCTTATTTCCTGATAGAAGAAGGGAGGAAAGAGAAAGCCATTCAAATATTTGAGTCTTATTTGCTGCTTCAGCCGCTCGATACGGAAACAGAAGCATATGTTGATCGATTAAAAGAAACCCATACAAGTGAATAATAATTTGCAAATGACATTTGGGAGGCGATGTTACGCGTGCAAACCCCAATTTCTGCCCATGATAAAAAGTCGTTTATCAAGTGGTTTCTCAACCATTATCAATTAAAAAAACGGGAAAGTGTCTGGATTCTGAACTATTTATCAAATCACCCTAAAATTTTATCCAATGTACACTTTGTAAGAGACATTAAATTTTGTCCAAGAGGCATCGTCATTACGAGCCACTGTTCGGATCATGTACCTTTTCGGTTTTATAAAAAGCAGGTTGTAACCACCGATGCGGAGAAATCGTTTCATGATATTCGATTAAATCAGCAGGAACCGCTTTATATCCAACTGAATTTCAAGAATGCGCATCAAAATACATTTTATGCTGCTGTCCTTGAGGAAAACCCTTTTATACCTGATGCTCACTTCATTACCAAGAAGGATGAAATCAATGCCAGACAACTGCTTGAACATACGCTGTATCAATTTCAACAGGAAAAGCTTTTAGCAGAAATTAATGAAGCACTGGATCGGAAAGACAAACAGCGATTCATGGATTTGGCTCAGCAAATGGAAGAAATAAAACGCTCGTATATTAATCAACCTGATTCGTTTTAGGTTGATTTTTTTTGATT contains:
- the hepT gene encoding heptaprenyl diphosphate synthase component II, which encodes MKLTKTYGYLKKDLTMIEEALNEAIDADHPVLKKASVQLLEAGGKRIRPVFVLLSARMGDYDEEKVKTVAVSLELIHMASLVHDDVIDDADLRRGKPTVKHTYDNKVAMYMGDFILARALENMTSISKPEVHRLLSHAMVELALGEVEQIKDKFNLDQNLRHYLRRIKRKTALLIATSCKLGAIVSDVPAHEARQLYKYGYYIGMSYQIIDDILDFTSNEKVLGKPAGHDLLQGHITLPILYAMEDSHFKHELIKAGTSQGHITSDHIDHLMEAFHQTDAIARSYALSDRYLQKAQSSLDIFPASKTKETMQNIAQFIGSRRS
- the ndk gene encoding nucleoside-diphosphate kinase; the encoded protein is MEKTFLMIKPDGVQRNLIGDIVSRFEQKGFTLVGGKLMQITNELAQTHYGEHKERPFFGELVDFITSGPVFAMVWEGEDVIKTARNMMGQTNPQEAAPGTVRGDYGITVGKNIIHGSDSPESAEREIKLFFDEQELVSYQKQLNDWIY
- a CDS encoding CheR family methyltransferase codes for the protein MTEEYTAFMSRIKKKLDIDLSLYKEAQMKRRLTSLRDKRGFTSFDLYYKALDREEELLHEFMDRITINVSSFFRNPNRWDVLEKKVLPELLKERKHLNIWSAACSTGEEPYSLAMVLNKHFPGITAHILATDIDDNILHKAETGLYTKQAITGVPTDMQRLYFTETNGNYRVQDQLRDMITFKRHNLLKDSYPKQLDLILCRNVLIYFTDTAKEHIYNKFSQSMTQGGTLFVGSTEQIFTPEKYDMHLLDTFFYQKNT
- the aroB gene encoding 3-dehydroquinate synthase; amino-acid sequence: MEILHIKSEKRSYSIYIEENIRYQISKYVSKDYSKILVITDAHVQKHYLQDILDALHGYAVSYVSLHPGEGSKSFEVYQQLLTTALNEKLDRHSLILTLGGGVVGDIGGFVAATYMRGIDYIQMPTTILAHDSSIGGKVGINHEQGKNLIGSFYPPTAVIYDIATLQTLESKDVRSGYAELLKEAYLSSPVWTKELLNLNLRDLNSSAVQAHIAKGIKVKAAIVEADEFETGKRAFLNFGHTLGHAIEHAADFRNYTHGEAVAIGMLFALFVSETVFKTTLGYKQLYKWMEENRFPLNLPHFETERYLTAIQKDKKTTRSVITLVLLQDIGKPVLKDFSAEELRVYLNRFYQRL
- a CDS encoding tetratricopeptide repeat protein encodes the protein MEEIMKAIRLMEQQKHDEAVIQLETALETADEEEMFTIAEIYQQWGYVKEAAEILEILRQSYPGESELNIMLADLYIEVENDEQAIELLNEVKTDDEAYVQSLVQLADLYQAQGLFEVAEQKLLEAKQLEPNEMIIDFALGELYFSIGDHLKSINYYERVLPESTVVADISVGLRLAEAHAASGGYEEAINYYRDAEPEDPDTLFKYGLAAHQIDRNDIAIHVWEQVIELDMYYHTAYYYLAEAYDKEEMTKEALNAAKKGLTVDEYNAQLYFLAGKLAHKLGEDDESEQYLRQSIALDPDYKEAILFLVEMFKSNDSHEAIIDLLQEVNRTETTDALYEWELARAYYENESFKDALKHYDLAYNTLKQDSDFLKEYAYFLIEEGRKEKAIQIFESYLLLQPLDTETEAYVDRLKETHTSE
- a CDS encoding ReoY family proteolytic degradation factor, which produces MQTPISAHDKKSFIKWFLNHYQLKKRESVWILNYLSNHPKILSNVHFVRDIKFCPRGIVITSHCSDHVPFRFYKKQVVTTDAEKSFHDIRLNQQEPLYIQLNFKNAHQNTFYAAVLEENPFIPDAHFITKKDEINARQLLEHTLYQFQQEKLLAEINEALDRKDKQRFMDLAQQMEEIKRSYINQPDSF